In Colletotrichum higginsianum IMI 349063 chromosome 3, whole genome shotgun sequence, a genomic segment contains:
- a CDS encoding Pre-mRNA polyadenylation factor FIP1, which yields MDIDEDDDFYGNEDPAVETSTTGPATEAAAPENKSSPKVESKSEELEEGEEEDEGGAMDEDEDDSDIEIVTERKDGTKAAPPTQSRYSDIRNIPQRSASNDMTVKAAPLKKEEGSAGASPSDLPLGVPSADKAAAAASKSTIDVNANPDYPPVGKPITAVNIDEDLTENDKPWRKPGTDISDYFNYGFDEFTWALYAAKQEAVRGEFSGDAIAAGQKKMMEDFGMMMMGGMNPAAAGAQGGGMPGMAGGGMDGMPPEMQAMMQQMMGQGMDPSQMDPSAMSAMFSGMQGQAGNAGGQGGQGQNFNQGFGGNQGQYGGYDQQGMGGGGGGNRGGFGGRGRGGRRQW from the exons ATGGAtatcgacgaggacgatgactTTTACGGCAACGAGGACCCCGCCGTCGAGACCTCCACGACAGGTCCCGCAACCGAAGCTGCAGCGCCTGAAAACAAATCCTCGCCCAAAGTAGAGTCCAAGTCGGAAGAGCTtgaggagggcgaagaggaggacgagggcggcgccatggatgaagatgaggacGACTCA GATATCGAGATCGTCACCGAGCGTAAGGATGGCACAAAGGCGGCACCGCCCAC ACAATCACGCTACAGCGACATCAGAAACATCCCACAAAGGTCGGCTTCCAACGACATGACAGTCAAAGCCGCCCCTCtgaagaaagaggagggCTCCGCGGGAGCCTCGCCCTCCGACCTTCCTCTGGGTGTCCCCAGTGCCGACAAGGCTGCCGCTGCAGCTTCCAAGTCGACTATCGACGTCAACGCGAACCCCGACTACCCCCCCGTTGGCAAGCCCATCACCGCGGTCAACATCGACGAGG ATCTGACCGAGAACGACAAGCCGTGGCGCAAACCCGGTACTGATATCAGCGACTACTTCAACTACGGCTTCGACGAGTTCACTTGGGCTCTCTATGCCGCCAAGCAGGAGGCTGTCCGCGGAGAGTTCAGCGGCGACGCTATCGCCGCCGGtcagaagaagatgatggaggACTTTggcatgatgatgatgggtgGCATGAAccccgctgccgctggcgcCCAGGGCGGAGGCATGCCCGGAATGGCGGGTGGTGGCATGGACGGCATGCCCCCTGAGATGCAGGCCATGATGCAGCAGATGATGGGTCAGGGTATGGACCCCAGCCAGATGGACCCCTCAGCCATGTCGGCCATGTTCAGCGGCATGCAAGGCCAGGCAGGAAACGCGGGCGGACAGGGCGGCCAGGGCCAGAACTTCAACCAGGgcttcggcggaaaccaggGTCAGTACGGCGGCTACGACCAGCAaggcatgggcggcggcggcggcggcaaccgCGGCGGATTCGGCGGTAGGGGCCGT